One genomic segment of Prochlorococcus marinus str. MIT 0919 includes these proteins:
- a CDS encoding BMC domain-containing protein produces MANETMGIALGMIETRGLVPAIEAADAMTKAAEVRLIGREFVGGGYVTVLVRGETGAVNAAVRAGADACERVGDGLVAAHIIARPHREVEPALGNGNFLGQKD; encoded by the coding sequence ATGGCTAACGAAACTATGGGCATCGCTCTCGGCATGATCGAGACTCGCGGCCTTGTTCCAGCTATTGAAGCTGCTGATGCAATGACCAAGGCTGCTGAAGTACGCCTAATAGGTCGTGAATTCGTAGGTGGCGGTTACGTAACAGTTTTAGTACGTGGAGAAACCGGTGCAGTTAACGCAGCAGTTCGTGCAGGCGCTGACGCTTGTGAGCGTGTAGGCGACGGACTTGTTGCTGCTCATATCATTGCTCGCCCTCATAGAGAAGTTGAGCCTGCATTGGGTAATGGCAACTTTCTTGGTCAAAAGGACTGA
- a CDS encoding form I ribulose bisphosphate carboxylase large subunit, which yields MSKKYDAGVKEYRDTYWTPDYVPLDTDLLACFKCTGQEGVPREEVAAAVAAESSTGTWSTVWSELLTDLEFYKGRCYRIEDVPGDKESFYAFIAYPLDLFEEGSITNVLTSLVGNVFGFKALRHLRLEDIRFPMAFIKTCGGPPNGIVVERDRLNKYGRPLLGCTIKPKLGLSGKNYGRVVYECLRGGLDLTKDDENINSQPFQRWRERFEFVAEAVKLAQQETGEVKGHYLNCTATTPEEMYERAEFAKELDMPIIMHDYITGGFTANTGLANWCRKNGMLLHIHRAMHAVIDRHPKHGIHFRVLAKCLRLSGGDQLHTGTVVGKLEGDRQTTLGYIDNLRESFVPEDRTRGNFFDQDWGSMPGVFAVASGGIHVWHMPALLAIFGDDSCLQFGGGTHGHPWGSAAGAAANRVALEACVKARNAGREIEKESRDILMEAAKHSPELAIALETWKEIKFEFDTVDKLDVQ from the coding sequence ATGAGTAAGAAGTATGACGCCGGGGTTAAGGAGTACAGAGACACCTACTGGACTCCCGATTATGTACCCCTAGATACAGACCTATTGGCTTGCTTTAAATGCACTGGCCAAGAAGGAGTCCCAAGAGAAGAAGTGGCTGCTGCTGTAGCTGCTGAATCTTCAACAGGTACTTGGTCTACAGTTTGGTCTGAATTGCTAACTGACCTTGAATTTTATAAAGGTCGTTGTTATCGCATTGAAGACGTTCCTGGAGATAAAGAATCCTTCTATGCATTCATTGCATACCCCCTAGACCTTTTTGAAGAAGGTTCGATCACAAACGTTTTGACTTCTTTGGTTGGAAACGTTTTTGGTTTTAAAGCTTTACGTCATTTGCGTTTGGAAGACATTCGTTTTCCAATGGCATTCATCAAGACTTGTGGTGGCCCACCTAATGGAATTGTTGTAGAGCGTGACCGCTTGAACAAGTATGGCCGTCCTCTTCTTGGTTGTACCATTAAGCCAAAGCTTGGCTTGTCTGGTAAGAACTATGGACGTGTGGTTTATGAGTGCCTTCGTGGTGGCTTAGACCTTACTAAAGATGATGAGAACATAAACTCACAACCTTTTCAGCGTTGGAGAGAGCGTTTTGAGTTTGTTGCTGAAGCTGTAAAGCTTGCTCAACAAGAAACTGGTGAAGTCAAAGGGCATTACCTTAACTGTACTGCGACAACTCCTGAGGAGATGTATGAGCGTGCTGAGTTTGCTAAAGAGCTCGACATGCCTATCATCATGCATGACTACATTACCGGTGGTTTTACTGCTAACACAGGATTAGCCAACTGGTGTCGTAAGAATGGCATGCTGCTTCATATCCACAGGGCTATGCATGCAGTAATTGACCGTCATCCAAAGCATGGTATTCATTTCCGTGTATTAGCAAAATGCTTACGCCTTTCTGGTGGTGACCAGCTTCATACTGGTACCGTTGTTGGAAAGCTAGAAGGTGACCGTCAGACAACACTTGGATACATTGACAACTTACGTGAATCTTTCGTTCCAGAAGACCGTACACGCGGAAACTTCTTCGACCAGGACTGGGGTTCTATGCCTGGTGTATTCGCGGTAGCTTCCGGTGGTATTCACGTTTGGCATATGCCAGCACTACTTGCTATCTTTGGCGATGACTCTTGCCTACAGTTTGGTGGTGGTACTCATGGACACCCATGGGGATCAGCTGCTGGTGCAGCTGCCAACCGTGTAGCTCTCGAGGCTTGTGTTAAGGCTCGTAATGCTGGAAGAGAAATTGAAAAAGAAAGTCGCGACATCCTTATGGAAGCGGCTAAGCACAGCCCAGAATTGGCTATTGCACTTGAGACATGGAAGGAGATCAAGTTTGAGTTCGATACAGTCGACAAGCTTGACGTCCAGTAA
- a CDS encoding ribulose bisphosphate carboxylase small subunit produces the protein MPFQSTVGDYQTVATLETFGFLPPMTQDEIYDQIAYIIAQGWSPVIEHVHPSGSMQSYWSYWKLPFFGEKDLNVLVNELEACHRAYPDHHVRMVGYDAYTQSQGTAFVVFEGR, from the coding sequence ATGCCTTTCCAGAGCACAGTTGGTGACTATCAAACAGTTGCCACCCTGGAGACTTTCGGCTTCTTGCCGCCAATGACCCAGGACGAAATTTACGATCAAATTGCTTACATTATTGCTCAGGGTTGGAGCCCTGTCATCGAGCATGTTCATCCAAGTGGTTCTATGCAGTCCTATTGGTCTTATTGGAAGCTACCTTTCTTCGGCGAGAAGGATCTGAACGTGCTTGTTAATGAACTAGAGGCCTGCCATCGTGCATACCCTGATCACCATGTTCGGATGGTCGGTTATGACGCTTATACCCAAAGCCAGGGTACAGCTTTCGTGGTTTTCGAAGGACGCTGA
- a CDS encoding CsoS2 family carboxysome shell protein, producing the protein MASQSSRELALERRKALSTGGKQASGLGSSSPNRVRSASDVGVTRTDASFIKSSKNKISSAPKAHSKTSISVTSTSSHSKIRNPRHISNPSRDLVLARREALSKRGKTADKSQDRTRVDVAKNASEKSLKVLSVNTKVEACCEPCAEEKARQSAENASHFTLDIPKATTRRNTSTKRRAIENPSRSLVLARREALSKHGKSAAIQPTTPAAVARQGNPDLSSREISQRVRELRSKSGATGKKRSCGTRPCGPNKNGSKEGALAADAHWKVGVSQTSSGQLVTGTQANRSIKTTGNEASTCRSVTGTQYLGADTINTFCQTPPPNHQPAKVSLTTTSHGNQVTGNEVGRSEKVTGDEPGTCKNLTGTEYISADQTNSYCGGVNPSPRKVGQSLTQEGRKVSGVMVGRTSSVTGNEAGAEKHLTGDQYLGTDPLPEGRPAEKVGLFNTLSGTSVTGTGVGRAGSVTGDEAGSCKNITGDEYIGFQQYDSFCPAKPPAEAQKVGLSLTNKSQFVSGTMTGRSSLVTGDEPGTCKSVTGTPYSGLEDSAQLCNSSSIEELQNRSPRRLGTPGAPMTGLQPGVGGVMTGAEKGACEPLTGTPYVGADQLVQACGKRAPAGSSNYNDGSSSVGTRFTVTPPARAAQGDRDSSGGVTGTSYERGSNITGPFDMAVNKVTGTEQFRFDSRQALLSATSLPENSSSETNNSSPRPQSRITGEGQSAGLNITGDDWARGERVTGTEGASAKRRNPSRAGTMSAMPAFDVKRNEEMAKPDLLITGSSGNTGQGQLVTFSGGARG; encoded by the coding sequence ATGGCATCACAATCTAGTAGAGAACTTGCACTTGAGCGCCGTAAGGCTCTTAGTACCGGAGGCAAACAGGCCTCTGGACTTGGCTCGTCAAGTCCTAATCGCGTTAGATCTGCATCTGATGTAGGCGTTACAAGGACTGATGCCTCATTTATCAAGTCAAGTAAAAACAAGATAAGTTCAGCCCCAAAAGCACATTCAAAAACATCTATTTCTGTGACTTCAACAAGCAGTCATTCTAAAATAAGAAACCCTAGGCATATAAGTAACCCTAGTAGAGATTTGGTGCTTGCTCGTAGAGAGGCTCTATCTAAACGTGGTAAGACAGCAGATAAAAGTCAAGATAGAACAAGAGTAGATGTTGCGAAAAATGCTTCGGAAAAATCTTTAAAAGTACTTTCAGTTAATACTAAGGTAGAAGCTTGTTGTGAACCTTGTGCAGAAGAAAAAGCACGTCAGTCAGCTGAAAACGCTAGTCATTTTACTCTTGACATTCCCAAAGCCACTACTCGTCGCAACACCAGCACTAAACGAAGAGCAATAGAGAATCCAAGTAGATCACTTGTTTTGGCTAGACGTGAAGCCTTATCAAAACATGGGAAATCAGCCGCCATTCAGCCGACTACTCCGGCTGCAGTGGCTCGTCAAGGCAATCCAGATTTATCTAGCCGCGAAATTTCTCAAAGAGTGAGAGAGTTAAGGAGTAAAAGTGGAGCTACAGGCAAGAAAAGGTCATGTGGAACAAGACCTTGTGGACCTAATAAAAATGGTTCTAAAGAAGGAGCACTTGCAGCAGATGCTCATTGGAAAGTAGGAGTAAGTCAGACTTCTTCTGGTCAGTTAGTTACTGGTACTCAGGCGAATAGATCAATCAAAACTACTGGTAATGAAGCTAGTACTTGTCGCTCAGTTACTGGGACACAATATCTTGGTGCAGATACCATTAATACTTTTTGTCAGACGCCTCCTCCTAATCATCAACCTGCAAAGGTAAGTTTAACCACTACCTCTCATGGCAATCAGGTGACAGGAAATGAGGTAGGTCGTTCTGAAAAAGTAACTGGAGACGAGCCTGGTACTTGCAAAAATCTTACCGGGACTGAGTATATTTCTGCTGATCAAACAAATTCTTATTGTGGAGGTGTTAATCCTTCTCCACGCAAAGTAGGGCAAAGCTTGACTCAAGAGGGACGCAAGGTCAGTGGGGTAATGGTTGGAAGAACGTCAAGTGTTACTGGTAATGAGGCAGGTGCAGAAAAGCATTTAACTGGAGACCAATATTTGGGAACTGATCCTTTGCCTGAAGGTAGGCCCGCAGAAAAAGTAGGTCTTTTTAATACTCTTAGTGGAACATCAGTGACAGGAACAGGAGTTGGGAGAGCAGGAAGTGTAACTGGTGATGAGGCTGGCAGCTGCAAGAACATAACTGGTGATGAGTATATTGGCTTTCAACAGTACGATTCTTTTTGTCCAGCTAAACCTCCAGCAGAGGCTCAAAAAGTTGGATTGAGTCTTACAAATAAATCTCAATTTGTTAGTGGAACAATGACTGGCAGATCGTCCTTGGTGACAGGTGATGAACCCGGAACTTGCAAATCAGTTACAGGGACACCTTATTCAGGTTTAGAAGATTCAGCTCAATTATGCAATTCAAGTTCAATTGAAGAGCTTCAAAACAGAAGTCCTAGAAGATTAGGTACTCCTGGAGCTCCTATGACTGGACTTCAGCCAGGGGTTGGAGGGGTTATGACTGGAGCTGAGAAGGGTGCTTGCGAACCTCTGACGGGCACACCTTACGTTGGAGCAGATCAGCTGGTTCAAGCATGTGGGAAAAGAGCTCCAGCAGGTAGTAGTAACTATAATGATGGCTCCTCTTCGGTAGGTACTCGATTTACGGTCACACCTCCAGCAAGAGCTGCTCAGGGAGATCGTGACTCCAGTGGAGGCGTCACAGGTACTAGCTATGAAAGAGGATCTAACATAACAGGACCATTTGACATGGCAGTAAATAAGGTTACAGGCACAGAGCAATTTAGATTTGATAGTAGGCAAGCTTTGCTTAGCGCTACTTCATTACCTGAAAATAGTTCCTCTGAAACGAATAACTCATCTCCTCGACCACAGTCTCGGATTACAGGCGAAGGTCAATCTGCAGGCTTAAACATTACTGGAGATGATTGGGCTAGAGGAGAGAGAGTAACAGGAACGGAAGGAGCTTCGGCTAAAAGAAGAAATCCTTCACGGGCTGGAACGATGAGTGCCATGCCTGCCTTTGATGTTAAACGCAACGAAGAGATGGCTAAGCCTGACCTTTTGATCACAGGTTCTAGTGGCAATACTGGACAAGGTCAGTTAGTTACTTTCTCTGGCGGAGCAAGAGGGTAG
- a CDS encoding carboxysome shell carbonic anhydrase, whose protein sequence is MAYRKLAGNRGRLQGPTAPRKSYLSAQQIKPVLKEPSIFSNGLHPLTDLTFNKRLQTYEEEVKGRFDEIVPLLKEVSTLQHDNDFVEIAQKLAISKLGFELPKHILEKAWVRPLDMRALFAACVFQAHQLSSNQFFDSDPLSGSESSEEAKVFESFFTECGFHLLDVTPCADGRLAHSIAYVLRIPFSSVRRRSHAGALFDIENTVNRWVKTEHRRYREGVPNLPTDPTRYLKVVVYHFSSVNPSTQGCAAHGSDDSLAASEGLQRLLDFKQSVENSFCCGASVDLLLLGLDTDTDEIRVHIPNSASDILLDQWIAAKEIYEETKSLSVNEAIQYIKERVRKSVTGNIDKGMVDFISKLIVNNISQIDYVKTVHNGPYPDEGHAERFIGVGIGFKEVHLRNLTYFAHLDTVEEGAPDLDVGVKIFKGLNVSRDLPIPIVIRFDYSGRVPGARDRAVSDCKRVDSAIFNRYRKLVDDGLLHTCLTIRDRDAKSPAEIVGSSLDPALKEEH, encoded by the coding sequence ATGGCCTATAGGAAACTGGCCGGAAATAGAGGTCGTCTTCAAGGACCAACAGCGCCTAGGAAGAGTTATCTTTCTGCTCAACAAATCAAGCCAGTATTAAAGGAGCCATCTATTTTTTCAAATGGATTACACCCTTTGACTGACTTGACTTTTAATAAAAGACTCCAAACCTATGAAGAAGAAGTAAAAGGTAGATTTGATGAGATTGTTCCCCTCCTTAAAGAGGTATCAACTCTTCAGCATGATAATGATTTTGTAGAGATTGCTCAAAAACTAGCTATTTCAAAATTAGGATTTGAACTTCCAAAACATATTTTAGAGAAAGCTTGGGTTCGTCCGTTAGATATGAGAGCTTTATTTGCTGCATGTGTTTTTCAAGCACACCAATTATCAAGTAATCAGTTTTTTGATTCTGATCCTTTAAGTGGTTCAGAGAGTAGTGAAGAAGCCAAAGTATTTGAGTCTTTTTTTACAGAATGCGGCTTTCACTTGTTAGATGTAACTCCTTGTGCTGATGGACGCTTGGCTCATTCTATTGCTTATGTACTTAGAATACCCTTTAGTTCAGTTAGAAGGAGATCTCATGCAGGAGCATTATTTGACATCGAAAATACAGTTAATCGTTGGGTAAAAACAGAACATAGAAGATATAGGGAAGGCGTGCCTAATCTTCCAACAGATCCAACTAGATATTTAAAAGTAGTCGTTTACCATTTTAGTTCAGTCAATCCCTCTACCCAAGGTTGTGCTGCTCATGGGAGTGATGACAGCCTGGCAGCTTCTGAAGGGCTCCAAAGACTGCTTGACTTCAAGCAGTCTGTAGAGAATAGTTTTTGCTGCGGGGCCTCAGTTGACCTTTTACTTTTAGGCCTTGATACGGATACAGATGAGATTCGTGTTCATATACCTAATTCGGCCAGTGATATCCTTCTTGATCAATGGATTGCTGCAAAGGAAATATACGAAGAGACCAAATCACTTTCTGTTAATGAGGCCATTCAATATATTAAAGAAAGAGTTCGTAAAAGTGTCACGGGTAATATTGACAAAGGGATGGTGGACTTTATTTCAAAGTTAATAGTCAACAATATATCTCAAATAGACTATGTAAAGACTGTTCATAATGGCCCTTACCCTGATGAAGGTCATGCCGAGAGATTTATTGGTGTTGGTATTGGATTCAAGGAAGTACATTTGCGAAATCTGACTTATTTTGCTCATTTAGATACTGTTGAAGAAGGGGCTCCTGATTTGGATGTAGGCGTAAAGATTTTTAAAGGCCTTAATGTTTCACGAGACTTGCCTATACCTATTGTAATTAGATTTGATTATTCAGGAAGAGTCCCTGGCGCTAGAGATAGAGCTGTTTCAGATTGCAAGAGAGTTGATAGTGCTATTTTTAATCGTTATCGAAAGCTAGTAGATGATGGCCTATTGCATACATGCCTTACGATTCGTGATCGAGATGCAAAATCCCCTGCAGAAATTGTAGGGTCTTCTCTCGATCCTGCCCTTAAGGAGGAACATTGA
- a CDS encoding carboxysome peptide A — MLICKVVKPLVSTNRIPGFEHKHLQVVLDGSSKKVAVDAVGCKPDDWVICVGSSAAREAAGSKSYPSDLTIVGIIDHWDPTNPDSASGVK; from the coding sequence ATGTTGATTTGTAAGGTTGTAAAACCACTAGTTTCCACTAACCGCATTCCTGGTTTTGAACACAAGCATCTTCAGGTTGTTTTGGACGGCAGCTCTAAGAAAGTTGCTGTAGACGCTGTAGGGTGCAAGCCTGATGATTGGGTGATTTGTGTAGGTAGCTCAGCTGCTAGAGAGGCTGCTGGTAGCAAGTCATATCCAAGTGACTTGACGATAGTAGGAATTATTGACCATTGGGATCCAACTAACCCTGATTCTGCAAGTGGTGTTAAGTAA
- a CDS encoding carboxysome peptide B, whose translation MEIMQVMGRLVCTQRVEGLGHMHLRVLKNNKGKQLVAVDPVGARQGNWVFTASGSAARFACPDATIQTDLTIGGIIDYWSPDD comes from the coding sequence ATGGAAATTATGCAAGTTATGGGACGCTTAGTTTGCACGCAAAGAGTCGAAGGCTTAGGGCATATGCATTTGCGTGTTCTAAAGAACAATAAAGGAAAGCAACTTGTTGCAGTTGATCCGGTGGGAGCAAGACAGGGTAATTGGGTGTTTACGGCAAGTGGCTCGGCAGCAAGATTTGCTTGTCCAGACGCGACTATCCAAACTGATCTCACAATAGGAGGAATTATTGATTATTGGAGTCCAGACGATTAG
- a CDS encoding BMC domain-containing protein, with protein MATNSSSRDSQAKKASKASDPSNQIVDIVSEKIDSEAKPPKQAIESSYKSGAKPKRTSVTSKETVKGWGGGSNNSSNEVSGNFEPVQGIALGMIETRGMVPAIEAADAMTKAAEVNLVAREYIGGGYVTVMVRGETGAVNASVRAGADACERVGDGLVAAHIIARPHVEVEPALKPSGAKRRL; from the coding sequence ATGGCTACTAATTCTTCCTCGCGCGATAGTCAAGCTAAAAAAGCTTCAAAAGCATCAGATCCATCAAATCAGATTGTGGATATTGTTTCTGAAAAAATAGATTCTGAAGCTAAACCTCCTAAGCAAGCTATCGAATCGTCTTATAAATCAGGCGCAAAACCTAAAAGAACTTCAGTTACCTCAAAAGAAACTGTCAAAGGTTGGGGTGGAGGTAGCAATAACTCTTCAAATGAAGTTTCAGGGAATTTTGAGCCTGTTCAAGGTATAGCTTTAGGGATGATTGAAACTCGGGGTATGGTTCCAGCTATTGAAGCTGCTGATGCAATGACTAAAGCAGCAGAAGTGAATTTGGTGGCTCGTGAGTATATAGGAGGAGGATATGTAACTGTAATGGTTCGTGGTGAAACAGGTGCTGTTAATGCATCAGTGAGGGCAGGTGCTGATGCTTGCGAAAGAGTTGGAGATGGATTAGTTGCAGCACATATAATTGCAAGACCTCATGTTGAGGTTGAACCAGCTCTTAAACCAAGCGGAGCCAAGCGAAGATTATAA
- a CDS encoding 4a-hydroxytetrahydrobiopterin dehydratase: protein MELAFLRRKRTLSLMHKWKEKIRPIRLERRFEFETYQDTRDFLDKLGTLSESLEIYPDISFGKTYVNLSLFPSSEEENAAMSIQDIDFAEKVDVIFEA from the coding sequence ATTGAATTAGCTTTCTTAAGACGAAAACGTACCCTTTCACTAATGCATAAATGGAAAGAAAAGATTAGACCTATTCGTTTAGAGAGGCGTTTTGAATTTGAGACTTATCAAGATACAAGAGATTTTTTGGATAAATTGGGAACATTGTCTGAATCGCTTGAGATTTACCCAGATATCAGCTTTGGCAAAACATACGTAAATTTAAGTTTGTTCCCATCCTCTGAAGAGGAGAATGCTGCAATGTCAATTCAAGATATTGACTTTGCAGAAAAGGTAGATGTGATTTTTGAAGCTTAA
- a CDS encoding DUF3136 domain-containing protein has translation MPAAKLTIGELEAGYPLYCKALRRLLIDGKTAEEIKRTVCWGHLETLNRCLPGRYKAPAYLMALIKRDIEEPKN, from the coding sequence ATGCCCGCAGCAAAGCTGACAATTGGTGAACTAGAGGCTGGTTATCCTCTCTACTGCAAGGCTCTAAGGCGTCTTCTTATCGACGGTAAGACCGCTGAAGAGATCAAAAGAACAGTGTGTTGGGGGCATCTGGAAACTTTAAATCGATGCCTTCCTGGTCGATACAAGGCTCCTGCTTACTTGATGGCATTAATCAAAAGAGACATTGAAGAACCCAAAAATTGA
- a CDS encoding RidA family protein encodes MQPSRQTKIETDEAPSPVGPYSQAILAGGWLYCSGQIGLNPSTGAMVGDGCIEEETRQVLKNLVAVINAANMKPSQVIRTTIYLVNLKDFDKVNKIYGEVFGKGSSPARACIEVSRLPKGALVEIDCVAWAD; translated from the coding sequence ATGCAACCTTCACGACAAACCAAAATTGAAACAGATGAGGCACCATCCCCAGTAGGGCCATACAGCCAAGCAATACTTGCTGGGGGTTGGCTGTATTGCTCAGGCCAAATTGGGTTAAATCCATCAACAGGGGCAATGGTTGGAGATGGATGTATCGAAGAAGAGACCCGTCAAGTTCTCAAAAATCTTGTGGCTGTAATCAATGCAGCCAATATGAAGCCATCACAGGTCATAAGAACAACTATCTATCTTGTAAATTTAAAAGACTTTGACAAAGTGAACAAAATTTACGGGGAAGTCTTTGGGAAAGGCTCAAGTCCAGCAAGGGCATGCATTGAAGTATCAAGGCTTCCCAAAGGAGCTTTAGTAGAAATTGACTGTGTTGCATGGGCAGATTGA
- the gloB gene encoding hydroxyacylglutathione hydrolase — MAKKTKNCIIHALPVLTDNIIWIWERGREAVVVDPSVSDPVVEFLDKNNLSLNCVLQTHHHDDHIGGTKSLITRWPSTPVIASKEDLDRIPFQSYSVQDDDELRILGCKVKVLALPGHTKAHIAFYSSGIKNEDTEPIIFCGDTLFSGGCGRLFEGSPKEMFYSLKKINSLPSQTKIYCAHEYTESNLRWANNLLPEDLLIKKRLEKVIEIRANGLPTLPSTLEEERKTNLFLRSKSVDEFYRLRKHKDNWNG; from the coding sequence ATGGCAAAGAAAACAAAAAATTGCATAATTCATGCTCTTCCAGTACTTACAGATAACATTATCTGGATTTGGGAAAGAGGAAGAGAAGCTGTCGTAGTTGATCCATCAGTTTCAGATCCTGTTGTTGAGTTCCTTGATAAGAACAATCTAAGCCTGAATTGCGTTTTACAAACACACCATCATGACGATCACATTGGTGGGACAAAATCTTTGATTACACGTTGGCCTTCAACTCCTGTAATTGCTAGCAAAGAAGATTTGGATAGGATTCCATTTCAATCTTATTCCGTACAAGATGATGATGAGTTAAGAATCTTAGGTTGCAAAGTAAAGGTATTAGCGCTTCCAGGGCATACAAAAGCTCATATTGCTTTCTATTCTTCAGGAATCAAGAACGAAGATACGGAACCTATTATTTTTTGTGGTGACACCTTATTTAGTGGAGGTTGCGGAAGATTGTTTGAAGGTAGCCCTAAAGAAATGTTTTATTCCTTGAAAAAAATTAATTCACTTCCTTCACAAACAAAAATTTATTGTGCTCACGAATACACTGAATCAAATCTGCGATGGGCCAACAACCTTCTCCCTGAAGATTTGTTAATCAAAAAGCGGTTGGAAAAAGTTATAGAAATAAGGGCTAACGGTTTACCAACCCTCCCTAGCACCCTTGAGGAAGAAAGAAAAACTAATTTATTCCTTAGATCTAAAAGTGTTGATGAATTTTATCGCTTGAGAAAGCACAAAGACAACTGGAATGGCTAA
- the hisG gene encoding ATP phosphoribosyltransferase → MITVALAKGALLKDSVTRFSNAGLDFSAVLDPNNRQLMVPSTCGRANALLVRNGDVPVYVAYGQAQLGVVGFDVLSEHQTSVANLVDLGFGGCHMALAVKETSRYKSAIDLPAHCRVASKFTNCARRFFEDLDLPVELVHLTGSVELGPITGMAEAIVDLVATGRTLQENGLIEIDHLFNSTARLIGNPLSLRLDSGDLGRIVDAMRFQELVTPF, encoded by the coding sequence ATGATTACTGTTGCTTTAGCTAAAGGAGCTTTGCTCAAAGATTCTGTAACACGGTTTTCCAATGCGGGCTTGGATTTTTCTGCTGTATTAGATCCAAATAATCGCCAGCTAATGGTCCCTTCTACTTGTGGCCGAGCCAACGCCCTGCTTGTGCGTAATGGCGATGTCCCTGTCTATGTAGCTTATGGCCAAGCCCAGTTGGGAGTCGTTGGGTTTGATGTATTGAGTGAGCATCAGACGTCTGTCGCTAATTTAGTGGACCTTGGTTTTGGTGGGTGTCATATGGCCCTTGCTGTTAAGGAAACAAGTCGCTATAAATCTGCGATAGATTTACCTGCTCATTGTCGAGTCGCAAGTAAATTTACAAATTGTGCAAGACGTTTCTTTGAAGATCTTGATTTACCAGTTGAATTGGTTCATCTCACAGGTTCAGTTGAATTAGGCCCTATCACAGGAATGGCAGAAGCGATCGTAGATTTAGTAGCAACAGGTCGTACTCTTCAGGAAAATGGATTAATAGAAATTGATCATCTTTTCAACTCAACTGCACGATTAATCGGAAACCCCCTTTCATTGCGACTTGATTCAGGAGATCTTGGCAGAATTGTAGATGCAATGAGATTTCAAGAATTAGTTACTCCTTTCTAA